A single window of Methylomarinum sp. Ch1-1 DNA harbors:
- a CDS encoding peptidylprolyl isomerase, which translates to MSESQEKVKLTTSMGEIVIQLNAEKAPISAENFLTYVRDGFYDGTIFHRVIPGFMAQGGGFDSDFKQKQTHAPIKNEADNGLKNKRGTLAMARTPDPDSATAQFFINYKDNSFLDFSSPTPNGWGYAVFAEVVEGMDVVDQMADVPTGNHGMHQDVPKTDIVIEKAEVVE; encoded by the coding sequence ATGTCTGAAAGCCAAGAAAAAGTAAAGTTAACCACGTCCATGGGCGAGATTGTTATTCAATTGAATGCCGAAAAAGCGCCGATTTCGGCGGAAAATTTTCTGACTTACGTCAGGGATGGTTTTTATGACGGCACTATCTTTCATCGGGTGATTCCCGGTTTCATGGCTCAGGGAGGCGGCTTTGATAGCGACTTCAAACAAAAGCAGACACACGCGCCGATTAAAAATGAAGCGGATAATGGGTTGAAAAACAAGCGCGGCACGTTGGCGATGGCGCGCACGCCGGATCCCGATTCGGCGACCGCGCAATTTTTTATCAATTACAAAGACAACAGTTTCCTGGACTTTAGCAGTCCGACGCCGAATGGTTGGGGGTATGCTGTTTTCGCCGAGGTCGTTGAAGGCATGGATGTGGTCGATCAAATGGCCGATGTGCCGACCGGAAACCATGGCATGCATCAGGATGTGCCGAAAACCGACATCGTGATCGAAAAAGCCGAAGTGGTCGAATAA
- the fchA gene encoding methenyltetrahydrofolate cyclohydrolase: MNEIKDKSIAVFLDELASKAATPGGGSAAAVMGAQSAALTSMVCNLTIGKPKYAEVETDMQALLDKSEALRAKLTEMIKADVEVFDQLMTCYGLPKESDEEKAARSEQIQAALKEATIVPLDCAKACAEAIRLSRIAADKGNLGVISDAGVAVMAGYAALKSAALNVYINAGSLKDRDFADAKLAELESILQGADIASEEIYQLVKEKL; this comes from the coding sequence ATGAACGAAATCAAAGACAAATCGATAGCCGTTTTTCTCGACGAACTGGCCAGTAAAGCAGCGACGCCGGGCGGCGGCAGCGCCGCGGCAGTGATGGGCGCACAATCAGCCGCCTTGACCAGCATGGTCTGCAATCTGACCATCGGCAAACCGAAATATGCCGAAGTGGAAACCGATATGCAGGCCTTATTAGATAAATCGGAAGCACTGCGGGCGAAACTGACCGAGATGATCAAGGCCGATGTCGAAGTATTCGACCAACTGATGACCTGTTATGGCTTGCCCAAGGAAAGCGATGAAGAAAAAGCCGCCAGAAGTGAGCAAATCCAAGCCGCTTTGAAGGAAGCGACGATAGTGCCGCTGGACTGCGCCAAGGCTTGCGCCGAAGCAATAAGACTCAGCCGCATCGCCGCCGATAAAGGCAATCTGGGCGTCATCAGCGATGCCGGCGTCGCCGTCATGGCCGGCTACGCAGCGCTAAAAAGCGCCGCATTGAATGTCTACATCAATGCCGGCAGCCTTAAAGATAGGGACTTCGCCGATGCCAAACTGGCTGAATTAGAATCCATCCTGCAAGGCGCCGATATCGCCAGCGAAGAGATTTATCAGCTTGTCAAAGAAAAATTGTAA
- a CDS encoding UDP-2,3-diacylglucosamine diphosphatase produces the protein MKQEIIFISDLHISLEKKAITRRFLAFLENRAVRAGALYILGDLFDAWIGDDDSTPPNKAIKKQLKQLTASGTAVYLQVGNRDFLLGRQFAEETGVRLLDDYHVIDLFGVQTLLTHGDLLCSDDIAYQQFRAKSRTTEWMADVLAKPLWLRLLAARWYRFRSHFHKRKKTQEIMDVNQQTVVDTMRRYRCKRLIHGHTHRPAVHDFDLDGCSAQRFVLADWKRQGADILCWTDEGYTIERLA, from the coding sequence TTGAAACAGGAAATCATTTTTATCTCCGATCTGCATATTTCGCTGGAAAAAAAAGCTATCACTCGCAGGTTTCTAGCTTTTCTGGAGAATAGGGCGGTACGCGCTGGTGCGCTATATATCCTGGGCGATTTGTTTGACGCCTGGATCGGTGATGACGACAGCACGCCTCCGAATAAAGCGATCAAGAAGCAACTGAAACAATTGACCGCATCCGGAACCGCGGTTTATTTGCAAGTGGGCAATCGCGATTTTCTGCTAGGCAGGCAGTTTGCCGAGGAAACCGGTGTGAGATTGCTGGACGATTATCATGTCATCGATTTGTTCGGGGTTCAGACCTTGCTGACGCATGGCGATTTGCTGTGCAGCGACGATATAGCTTATCAGCAATTCAGAGCCAAGTCGCGAACGACTGAATGGATGGCCGACGTCTTGGCCAAGCCCTTATGGTTGCGATTGTTGGCGGCGCGTTGGTATCGTTTTCGCAGCCATTTTCACAAGCGCAAGAAAACTCAGGAGATCATGGATGTCAATCAGCAAACCGTTGTCGACACGATGCGGCGTTATCGGTGTAAGCGGCTGATTCACGGTCATACCCATCGACCGGCAGTGCATGATTTTGATTTGGACGGTTGTTCGGCGCAACGTTTTGTATTGGCGGACTGGAAGAGGCAGGGCGCCGATATCTTATGTTGGACGGACGAAGGTTATACGATCGAACGTCTGGCTTAA
- the cysS gene encoding cysteine--tRNA ligase → MLKIYNTLTRSKETFTPRVAGKVGMYVCGMTVYDYCHIGHARVMVVFDTVARYFRYLGYDLTYVRNVTDIDDKIIQRANENGEDFSALTERFIDAMHEDERALSVLPPNREPKATQSMDEIIAMIGKLIDNDLAYVGSNGDVFYAVAKFENYGRLSGKNLADLQAGERVDVDTAKRDPLDFVLWKTAKPGEPYWDSPWGHGRPGWHIECSAMSTCCLGNYFDIHGGGMDLQFPHHENEIAQSEGATGEKFVNLWMHNGFVRVNEEKMSKSLGNFFTVREVLKQYRPEIIRFFILSSHYRSPLNYSDEQLDEAGAALTRLYTALRGIDIGDADIDKAYKAAFEQAMNDDFNTPVAISVLFDLARDLNKSKNNPDKIQALAATLKFLGSILGILQDDPDNFLKGGANKEGLSEQDIEQLIEERAQAKQNKDWAKADQIRDQLKAQGIVLEDAPGGKTTWRRES, encoded by the coding sequence ATGCTGAAAATATATAACACCTTAACACGAAGCAAAGAAACCTTTACACCCAGAGTGGCCGGCAAAGTTGGGATGTATGTTTGCGGCATGACGGTTTACGATTACTGCCATATCGGCCATGCCCGCGTCATGGTGGTATTCGATACGGTCGCACGTTATTTCAGATATCTGGGCTATGATCTGACCTATGTGCGTAACGTCACCGACATAGACGACAAAATCATCCAACGCGCCAACGAAAATGGTGAAGATTTCAGCGCCCTGACCGAACGCTTCATCGACGCGATGCATGAAGATGAACGCGCCTTGTCGGTATTGCCGCCGAATCGGGAACCGAAAGCCACGCAATCGATGGATGAAATCATCGCAATGATCGGCAAACTGATCGACAACGACCTGGCCTATGTCGGCAGCAACGGCGATGTGTTTTATGCGGTCGCCAAATTCGAAAATTATGGCCGCCTGTCCGGTAAAAACCTTGCTGACCTTCAAGCCGGGGAACGCGTCGATGTCGACACCGCCAAACGCGATCCGCTCGACTTCGTGCTCTGGAAAACAGCCAAACCCGGCGAACCCTATTGGGACTCCCCTTGGGGACACGGCCGCCCCGGCTGGCATATCGAATGCTCGGCGATGTCGACCTGCTGCCTGGGCAACTATTTCGACATCCACGGCGGCGGCATGGATTTACAGTTCCCGCACCATGAAAACGAAATAGCCCAATCTGAAGGCGCGACCGGCGAGAAATTCGTCAATCTATGGATGCATAACGGATTCGTCAGGGTCAACGAAGAGAAAATGTCCAAATCATTGGGCAACTTTTTCACCGTGCGCGAAGTGCTGAAACAGTATCGTCCGGAAATCATTCGCTTCTTCATCCTGTCCAGCCACTATCGCAGTCCGCTGAATTATTCCGACGAACAACTGGACGAGGCCGGCGCCGCCCTAACCCGTCTTTATACGGCGCTGCGCGGCATCGATATCGGCGACGCTGATATCGACAAGGCCTACAAGGCCGCCTTCGAGCAAGCGATGAATGACGATTTCAACACGCCAGTCGCCATTTCGGTGTTGTTCGACCTCGCCAGAGACTTGAACAAGTCTAAAAACAATCCCGACAAAATCCAAGCGCTGGCCGCCACATTGAAATTCCTCGGCTCCATCCTCGGCATCTTGCAGGACGATCCGGACAACTTTCTAAAGGGCGGCGCCAATAAAGAAGGTCTGTCCGAACAGGACATCGAGCAATTAATCGAAGAGCGTGCGCAAGCCAAACAAAACAAAGACTGGGCCAAGGCCGACCAGATCCGCGACCAGTTGAAGGCGCAAGGCATCGTACTGGAAGACGCCCCCGGCGGCAAAACCACCTGGCGCCGAGAAAGCTAG